One part of the Solea solea chromosome 1, fSolSol10.1, whole genome shotgun sequence genome encodes these proteins:
- the pabpn1 gene encoding polyadenylate-binding protein 2 isoform X1, whose protein sequence is MAEFGNGLTEESLLDSDHGHPELEDPGVGDEDPGLEEGEASIEDPELEAIKARVREMEEEAEKLKELQNEVEKQMNLSPPPVGPVIMSIEEKMEADGRSIYVGNVDYGATAEELEAHFHGCGSVNRVTILCDKYTGHPKGFAYIEFADKESVRTAMALDESLFRGRQIKVGAKRTNRPGISTTDRGFPRARFRSRGGSFSSRARYYSGYTPPRGRGRAFRFQDQWRLTTPPQVAPAPPTVSAASLSLSAPAMHTHPILSVWGGGGGGQGDHRPAAGGIYYNSKR, encoded by the exons ATGGCGGAGTTCGGCAACGGACTGACGGAGGAGTCTCTATTAGATTCAGACCATGGACACCCTGAACTGGAAGACCCTGGTGTCGGCGACGAAGACCCGGGGTTAGAAGAAGGAGAGGCCTCGATTGAAGATCCG GAGCTGGAGGCAATCAAAGCTCGggtgagagagatggaggaagaggcagagaagctgaaggagctgcagaACGAGGTGGAGAAACAGATGAATCTAAGCCCCCCACcag TCGGCCCTGTCATCATGTCCATCGAGGAGAAGATGGAAGCAGATGGCAGATCTATTTATGTCGGAAAT GTGGATTATGGTGCCACTGCAGAAGAGCTTGAGGCTCATTTTCATGGCTGCGGTTCAGTAAACAGAGTCACCATCCTGTGTGACAAATACACAGGGCATCCCAAAGG GTTTGCCTACATCGAGTTTGCAGACAAAGAGTCTGTTAGGACGGCCATGGCTTTGGACGAGTCCCTTTTCAGAGGAAGGCAAATAAAG GTGGGCGCTAAGAGAACAAACAGACCAGGTATCAGCACCACAGACCGTGGCTTTCCTCGTGCTCGCTTCCGATCACGGGGAGGAAGCTTCTCGTCGCGCGCACGCTACTACAGTGGTTACACGCCACCCAGAGGCAGAGGACGGGCCTTCAG GTTTCAGGACCAGTGGAGGCTGACGACCCCTCCCCAGGTGGCGCCGGCCCCCCCCACTGTCTCtgcagcatctctctctctctctgctcctgctaTGCACACTCACCCCATCCTGTCCgtgtgggggggcgggggaggGGGGCAGGGTGACCACAGGCCCGCAGCAGGGGGCATTTACTACAACAGCAAACGCTGA
- the pabpn1 gene encoding polyadenylate-binding protein 2 isoform X2: protein MAEFGNGLTEESLLDSDHGHPELEDPGVGDEDPGLEEGEASIEDPELEAIKARVREMEEEAEKLKELQNEVEKQMNLSPPPVGPVIMSIEEKMEADGRSIYVGNVDYGATAEELEAHFHGCGSVNRVTILCDKYTGHPKGFAYIEFADKESVRTAMALDESLFRGRQIKVGAKRTNRPGISTTDRGFPRARFRSRGGSFSSRARYYSGYTPPRGRGRAFRGRGRTTSWYSPY from the exons ATGGCGGAGTTCGGCAACGGACTGACGGAGGAGTCTCTATTAGATTCAGACCATGGACACCCTGAACTGGAAGACCCTGGTGTCGGCGACGAAGACCCGGGGTTAGAAGAAGGAGAGGCCTCGATTGAAGATCCG GAGCTGGAGGCAATCAAAGCTCGggtgagagagatggaggaagaggcagagaagctgaaggagctgcagaACGAGGTGGAGAAACAGATGAATCTAAGCCCCCCACcag TCGGCCCTGTCATCATGTCCATCGAGGAGAAGATGGAAGCAGATGGCAGATCTATTTATGTCGGAAAT GTGGATTATGGTGCCACTGCAGAAGAGCTTGAGGCTCATTTTCATGGCTGCGGTTCAGTAAACAGAGTCACCATCCTGTGTGACAAATACACAGGGCATCCCAAAGG GTTTGCCTACATCGAGTTTGCAGACAAAGAGTCTGTTAGGACGGCCATGGCTTTGGACGAGTCCCTTTTCAGAGGAAGGCAAATAAAG GTGGGCGCTAAGAGAACAAACAGACCAGGTATCAGCACCACAGACCGTGGCTTTCCTCGTGCTCGCTTCCGATCACGGGGAGGAAGCTTCTCGTCGCGCGCACGCTACTACAGTGGTTACACGCCACCCAGAGGCAGAGGACGGGCCTTCAG gGGCCGAGGGCGAACAACATCGTGGTATTCCCCTTACTAA
- the pabpn1 gene encoding polyadenylate-binding protein 2 isoform X3, whose translation MEEEAEKLKELQNEVEKQMNLSPPPVGPVIMSIEEKMEADGRSIYVGNVDYGATAEELEAHFHGCGSVNRVTILCDKYTGHPKGFAYIEFADKESVRTAMALDESLFRGRQIKVGAKRTNRPGISTTDRGFPRARFRSRGGSFSSRARYYSGYTPPRGRGRAFRFQDQWRLTTPPQVAPAPPTVSAASLSLSAPAMHTHPILSVWGGGGGGQGDHRPAAGGIYYNSKR comes from the exons atggaggaagaggcagagaagctgaaggagctgcagaACGAGGTGGAGAAACAGATGAATCTAAGCCCCCCACcag TCGGCCCTGTCATCATGTCCATCGAGGAGAAGATGGAAGCAGATGGCAGATCTATTTATGTCGGAAAT GTGGATTATGGTGCCACTGCAGAAGAGCTTGAGGCTCATTTTCATGGCTGCGGTTCAGTAAACAGAGTCACCATCCTGTGTGACAAATACACAGGGCATCCCAAAGG GTTTGCCTACATCGAGTTTGCAGACAAAGAGTCTGTTAGGACGGCCATGGCTTTGGACGAGTCCCTTTTCAGAGGAAGGCAAATAAAG GTGGGCGCTAAGAGAACAAACAGACCAGGTATCAGCACCACAGACCGTGGCTTTCCTCGTGCTCGCTTCCGATCACGGGGAGGAAGCTTCTCGTCGCGCGCACGCTACTACAGTGGTTACACGCCACCCAGAGGCAGAGGACGGGCCTTCAG GTTTCAGGACCAGTGGAGGCTGACGACCCCTCCCCAGGTGGCGCCGGCCCCCCCCACTGTCTCtgcagcatctctctctctctctgctcctgctaTGCACACTCACCCCATCCTGTCCgtgtgggggggcgggggaggGGGGCAGGGTGACCACAGGCCCGCAGCAGGGGGCATTTACTACAACAGCAAACGCTGA
- the ngdn gene encoding neuroguidin has product MAAPVDNDLIESDLPKAVQLLNNLTEQVVSVTSHVRELLTKVKDGVFKTSQGLSFLDLRYHLLLFYLQDLTHLISIKSEGGKIKDSDALDRVVSIRTVLEKMRPLDHKLKYQIDKLVRTAVTGSLAENDPLQLRPNPENLISKLNESEDSENEAEGNAGSEKKAAHSSGKKYIPPKIVPMHYEDDMTEADKKKAQEERRKRAALRSSVIQELRQQYSDAPEEIRDRRDFQTEKDSREEMHRKNYEESMMVRLNLPKQQKNSRKRGMMGMSSQLSSITHFSDISALTGGEGRQDGDGTRPKKKKKLMKKKTKRKAFKKHR; this is encoded by the exons atggctgccccTGTTGACAAC GATTTAATTGAAAGTGATTTGCCCAAAGCTGTGCAGCTGCTGAATAATCTCACAGAACAG GTGGTTTCGGTCACGAGTCACGTCCGTGAGCTGCTGACCAAAGTCAAAGATGGTGTATTTAAGACATCACAG GGTTTGTCTTTCTTGGACCTTCGCTATCACCTGCTGCTCTTCTACCTTCAGGACCTCACGCACCTGATCAGCATTAAGAGTGAAGGAggcaaaataaaagacagcgATGCCTTGGACAGAGTGGTCTCCATCAGAACA GTGTTGGAGAAGATGCGACCTCTagatcacaaactcaagtaccAGATTGATAAACTGGTGCGTACGGCTGTTACTGGCAGTTTAG cTGAAAATGACCCACTGCAGCTGCGTCCAAATCCTGAGAATCTCATCAGCAAA CTGAATGAATCTGAGGATTCTGAAAATGAAGCTGAAGGAAACGCAGGCTCAGAGAAGAAAGCAGCCCACTCTAGTGGCAAGAAATATATACCACCCAAGATTGTACCAATGCATTATG AGGATGACATGACTGAGGCCGACAAGAAAAAGGCTCAGGAGGAGCGTCGGAAGCGAGCAGCTCTGAGAAGCTCTGTGATCCAAGAGCTGAGACAACAATACAGTGACGCTCCCGAGGAGATCCGAGACAGACGAGACTTCCAGACCGAAAAGGACAGCCGCGAGGAGATGCACAG GAAAAACTACGAGGAGTCGATGATGGTGCGTCTCAACTTACcaaagcagcagaagaacagCAGGAAGAGAGGCATGATGGGAATGTCCAGCCAGCTGAGCAGTATCACGCACTTCAGTGACATCTCAGCGCTGACCGGTGGTGAGGGCAGACAG GACGGGGACGGCACTCGTcccaagaaaaagaagaaactcatgaagaagaagacaaagagaaaag CTTTCAAGAAGCACAGATAG